GTCGGCAAAAACGATTTCACCGGTTGTCGAATCGATTATGCGGATGTCAACGGCGGCATGATAGCCTTTTTTGCCGATGTTGATACCACCGCCACCGCCGCTGGCTTTGCTTTCACCATATTCTGTGACCGCACCGGTGACGATATATTCTACGCCGATGAGCTTGCCAATTTTTGCCGCTGTTGCCGGATCGACATTGCCAGACGCCCCCAGATTTTGCTCTTTGAGGATGGCCGACAACCGGTCGCGTTCCATGACACTGAAGGTATTCTTCTTCACCAATTCAGTGCTCAACATGTCCGATGCGCCACGACCAACGCTGTATCCGCCCGATTGAGATCTGTTGTCAAAGTCCATGATCGCAACGCGTGGTTTGGCCCAGGCGATTGAGCCGATGGACAGTAAGATAATCAACACGAGCAGGCTTAGTTTTCCCCGAGTCAGCATAGAAATCTCCCTTATTGAATTTTCCCGGTCATTTAACGAGTAATAGTAGTAAATATTAACGTAATAATATGTCATTCGTGTAGGTTTTTTTGCAATCAGGATAATCTTATGGGGTTTTTATATAAAAGTTTCCCCTGCTTCTCATTTTCATGCTCAGCAAAAATTGGACAATGAGAAGCAGGGGAACGTTGATTCATCTTATTGTAAAAATGTTACCGGGTTCAGCTTTTGAATGCAGCGACCAAACGCGACAGGATGCGGCGTCGTGGTGTCACGGGCGCTTTGGGTATCACATCAGCTGAGGGCGCCGCTTCAGTTTCAGGTTGCACTGATTCCGGCACGTCTTCGTCGTGCTGCACTGTCTCGATGATTGGACGAGATGCTGCTGAAATTGTACTGGAATGGAGAATTGATGTTTTTCCCGTCGTGGAGGTGAGAATAACTTCAATGACGTCATCGGCCTGATTTTCCAGATCGATTCCTGCCATCGAATAATCCCACCCGGATTGGATAAAATGATTTTTATTTAAAGCTTTAGCGACATCTGCTCGCTCCATGTCAGGCGTGAGGTGGGCAATGATTTGTTGATCAATAGAGATCGAAATATCTGCAATAGCTTGCGCGGGATCATGCTCTCCTGCCCAACCGCCAATGCGCAAGATCCCGTCACTGGAAAGAGTGAACCAGTCAACGTAACCGACCGGTGGTTGTGTGTGGGAGAAGGATGAAAAGTCTTGCGTCGGATTGCGGGATATCAGGTAGATGTCGTGAGAACCACACAGTGCCAGTGGCAGACGTTTGTAGTTCCAGCCGGCTTTGATCACGCGCTGGATTGCTTTGGCAACATAGCCTTCGGTAACATAAGTTGCCCCGTATTCCTCAAGGTTCAGACTCCGTGACTCACTGGCCTTTACAAAAAGAAATCCATTTTTAGGCAGTTTCTGGCCAGAAGCCAGGGCTTCATCATGCACACTGAATGCCAGAATTCCATCTGGGGAGAGCATGTTAAAAAGGCGTTCCAACCATTGTTCAAATCTTTGCTGTGGCAAATGGGTAAAAAGGGAAGCCACAAAGATAAGGTCGAATCTTTCCGAACAGGTGAGTTGAGACGGGTCATGACACGATTCAAAACCATTCACACCAAACTGTTTTTTCTGAAAGCTGACA
This is a stretch of genomic DNA from uncultured Desulfuromonas sp.. It encodes these proteins:
- a CDS encoding CsgG/HfaB family protein — its product is MLTRGKLSLLVLIILLSIGSIAWAKPRVAIMDFDNRSQSGGYSVGRGASDMLSTELVKKNTFSVMERDRLSAILKEQNLGASGNVDPATAAKIGKLIGVEYIVTGAVTEYGESKASGGGGGINIGKKGYHAAVDIRIIDSTTGEIVFADTGEHSVSKPTVKVFGFGGGESYNSKTATEVLREALSQLSDKMGSASFIKEKASRSAAAVASKTVLVADVDGKMISFNGGTETGLEDGDEVGIYRKGKVIKDPATGKVLKVKYKKVGTVKITEALSGYSEGRVTEGSDFQVGDEIRK
- a CDS encoding class I SAM-dependent methyltransferase, with the protein product MLLNAITGLQNEGLAKAVYFRQGYEINTTLQSILDWHCSTGRDKATCKVLDFACGFGRATRFLVAEVNPANVWASDIYKDAVSFQKKQFGVNGFESCHDPSQLTCSERFDLIFVASLFTHLPQQRFEQWLERLFNMLSPDGILAFSVHDEALASGQKLPKNGFLFVKASESRSLNLEEYGATYVTEGYVAKAIQRVIKAGWNYKRLPLALCGSHDIYLISRNPTQDFSSFSHTQPPVGYVDWFTLSSDGILRIGGWAGEHDPAQAIADISISIDQQIIAHLTPDMERADVAKALNKNHFIQSGWDYSMAGIDLENQADDVIEVILTSTTGKTSILHSSTISAASRPIIETVQHDEDVPESVQPETEAAPSADVIPKAPVTPRRRILSRLVAAFKS